TTTTGAAGTACTAATAGCGCCTGGTTTTGATGCGGATGCTTTAGAAATTCTCAAGGCTAAAAAGAACAGAGTACTTTTAGTGAAAAAGCAGAAACTAAATACTCAAAAACAGTACAAAAATCTCTTGAATGGCGTTATAGTGCAGGACAGAGATTTAGTAACTGATAAAGCAGAAGATTTTAAAACTGTTACCAAAAAAGATGTAACTGAGGAACAAAAACGTGCACTCGTATTTGCTTCGAAAATCTGTAAGCATACAAAATCAAATACCATCATATTGGCAAAAGAAGGACAGCTTTTGGCAAGTGGTGTTGGACAAACTTCAAGAGTAGATGCGTTAAGACAGGCAATTGAAAAGGCAAAATCCTTTGGATTTGAATTGACAGGAGCTGTTATGGCATCAGATGCGTTTTTTCCGTTCCCTGACTGTGTTGAAATAGCAAGTGGCGAAGGAATTACCGCAGTTATTCAACCGGGAGGATCAATAAAAGACGAATTGTCGATTAATTTCTGTGATAACAATGATATGGCAATGGTATTTACCGGTACCCGTCATTTCAAACATTAAACACTAGAATACAATAGTAATTCATTAACTTAGTTAACTAATTTAAACCGCAAGGAGACCACTTAAATGGGTTTTTTCGACTTTTTAACCAGTGACATTGCCATAGACTTAGGAACGGCAAACACATTAATCATCCACAAAGACAAAATCGTTGTAGACGAACCATCGATCATTGCGATAGATAAAAATACCAACAAGGTTTTAGCCATTGGTAGAGAAGCGATGAACATGCATGAGAAAACGCATGACAACATCAAAACCATTAGGCCGCTTAAAGATGGTGTGATTGCAGATTTCGAGGCTGCCGAAATGATGATCAAGGGGATGATCAAAATGATCGATCTAAAGAAACGTAGCTTTCTCCCCTCTTCTCACAGAATGGTGATTTGTATTCCATCTGGTATTACGGAAGTAGAAAAACGAGCGGTTCGAGATTCTGCGGAGCATGCCAACGCCAAAGAGGTTTATATGATTTATGAGCCAATTGCTGCTGCTATTGGTACAGGAATTAAAATAGATGAACCTGTTGGTTCTATGATTGTCGATATTGGGGGTGGTACTACAGAAATTGCGGTTATTGCTTTGAGTGGTATTGTTTGCGATCAATCGATCAGAGTGGCTGGTGATACTTTCACGAAAGATATTCTAGACTACATGAGAAGGCAACATAATCTACTCATTGGTGAGCGATCGGCAGAGAAAGTAAAAATAGCCATCGGTTCGGCTTTAACTGAGTTAGAAGACGCCCCAGAGGATTATGAAATCCGTGGTAGAGACTTAATGACTGGAATTCCGAAGGTTATTAAAATTTCATACTCTGAGATTGCCTTCGCCCTGGATAAATCTGTTTCTAAAATAGAAGAAGCTGTTTTGAAGGCATTGGAGATTTCCCCACCAGAACTTTCGGCAGATATTTACGACCGTGGTATTTATTTAACGGGCGGTGGCGCCATGCTTAAAGGTTTAGACAAGCGTTTGGCACTTAAAACAAAGCTTCCAATTCACATTGCCGATGATCCATTAAGGGCTGTAGTTAGAGGAACTGGAGAGTCCTTAAAGAATATTGATTCGTATCGAGCAGTGCTAATGACTTAATAATGGATGGGTCAGCTTCTAGCATTTCTATTTAAATATCGAGCGTTCTTCATTTTTCTATGCCTAGAACTTCTGTGCATAGCACTCATTGTTTCTAATAACGACTACCAAAGAAGCGCCTATATTAACTCCTCCTCTAACTTTGTAGGAGGTATCACGGCAACTTCTGATAACATAGGTGATTATTTTAGTTTAAAAAGAGTGAATAAGGAACTGGCCGAAGAAAACGCCAGGCTTCGAGAGGAACTCCTCAGCACAAAACGTGTAACTATAGACTCTTTAGACAGAATTATCATTGAAACCGACTCGACGAACACTTATAATTACCGTTTGATTTCAGCGGAAATAGTCAAAAACTATATTAGAAATACGAGTAACTTCTTTATGATCGATAAGGGTTATAGAGACAGTATCAAACCAGAAATGGGCGTGACAAGTCCATATGGTGTAATCGGAAAAATACGCTCTGTTTCAAAGAATTTCTCTGTTGGTATCTCTTTACTAAACACCCGTAACTCATTTTCAGTCAAGCATAAAAAATCGGATAGAATTGGTACTGTCCAATGGGACGGTATTGACCCCAAATTTGCTCAATTGCTCTACATTACGCCAGATGTGGATGTTCAACAAGGCGATACAATAGTTACCTCTGGCTTTAGTTCAATCTTTCCGAAGGACCTTATGATCGGGGTAGTAGAATCAAGCCAAAAAGACGCAAATAGCACTTACCTCAACGTGAAAGTGGCCTTGAGCGTCGATTTCGGACGTCTATCGTATGTACAAGTGATTGAAAACATCCAAAAAGTGGAGCAGGATTCATTAATTAATGCAAACCCAGAAGACATTCAATGAATCGGAATACCATCATATTGATCACAAGCTTTATTGTCTTGATTCCGCTACAAATCCTTGTCTTTCAAAACTTTGTATTCTTCAACTTGGGTTTTTGCTTTATTTACCTGCTATTTCTATTGAGTTTGCCACTTGAGGTAAGCATCATCACGGGTATGCTGCTGGCACTTGTTACGGGACTCACAGTAGATATCTTTTATCAAACCTTAGGCATACACGCAGCTGCTGGGGTGTTAATGATGTTTTTAAAGCCTTATTGGTTGAAGCTGAATGTACCGAGGAGTGGCTACGAAGCCAGCCGACTTCCATTGATTCGAGAATACGGTTTAAGCTGGTTTATCGTTTACACCTTACCGCTAATCTTTATCTATACATTATCCGTTCTTTTTATTGAGGCTAGCAATTCTAGCCTGTTTTGGTTAATATTATCTAAAGCACTGGTAACCACATTAGTTACGTTGCTTTTTGTTATTGTCACACAATATATTTTCTACCCCAAATCGAAATAGTAAATGTTAGAAAATAGAAGGTATATCATTCAAGGGTTCTTCGTTTTTATCGGACTTGTTTTTCTTGTGAAGCTTTTTGCTCTACAAATAGTGAATGATACTTATTCTAGACAGGCAGAGAGTAACACCAGACAGCGAATCGTCGAATACCCGTTCAGAGGGTTGATTTATGATAGAAACGATAAGCTGATCGTTTATAATGAGCCCATCTATGACCTGATGGTGATACCCAAAGATATTCAAGTAACCGATACCACATCTTTTTGTAACCTGTTTGAAATTACCAAAGAGGATTTTGAAAAGAATGTATTAAATGCTCGGAAGTACTCCTACGTGAAGCCTTCCACCTTTCTAAAGAAGATTTCTCACGAAAAATATGCGCAGATTCAGGACCAACTCTACAAGTTCAGAGGTTTTTATGTGAACCCACGAACAGTCAGGAGATATTCGAAACCTCTTCTTGCCAATGAGTTGGG
This is a stretch of genomic DNA from Roseivirga misakiensis. It encodes these proteins:
- a CDS encoding rod shape-determining protein, translated to MGFFDFLTSDIAIDLGTANTLIIHKDKIVVDEPSIIAIDKNTNKVLAIGREAMNMHEKTHDNIKTIRPLKDGVIADFEAAEMMIKGMIKMIDLKKRSFLPSSHRMVICIPSGITEVEKRAVRDSAEHANAKEVYMIYEPIAAAIGTGIKIDEPVGSMIVDIGGGTTEIAVIALSGIVCDQSIRVAGDTFTKDILDYMRRQHNLLIGERSAEKVKIAIGSALTELEDAPEDYEIRGRDLMTGIPKVIKISYSEIAFALDKSVSKIEEAVLKALEISPPELSADIYDRGIYLTGGGAMLKGLDKRLALKTKLPIHIADDPLRAVVRGTGESLKNIDSYRAVLMT
- the mreC gene encoding rod shape-determining protein MreC: MGQLLAFLFKYRAFFIFLCLELLCIALIVSNNDYQRSAYINSSSNFVGGITATSDNIGDYFSLKRVNKELAEENARLREELLSTKRVTIDSLDRIIIETDSTNTYNYRLISAEIVKNYIRNTSNFFMIDKGYRDSIKPEMGVTSPYGVIGKIRSVSKNFSVGISLLNTRNSFSVKHKKSDRIGTVQWDGIDPKFAQLLYITPDVDVQQGDTIVTSGFSSIFPKDLMIGVVESSQKDANSTYLNVKVALSVDFGRLSYVQVIENIQKVEQDSLINANPEDIQ